The sequence caaaacGTGTAGCCAAAAAAGTTTATGTGTAGCCAAAGCTCTCCGACAAATAAACGCGCTTTACCTCGTTATAATTTGTCCTGATAGAGTTTGGCTGTAATTCACCTGTTAACAtatgctgtgtttttacatgttacAATAATCAGCAGCTTGCATTATGCATGTAGTCATtattaatgtaaacatttatgTGTGGATATCAAACTTcctaaattaaatatttatacagtAATAAACATTTATACTCTGCAATTCATATTTAGCAGACGTTGTTTATCCAGAGAGATTTCCGGTaagaacaacagaacaaaaactTGCCTGAAATATTCCAGTTCCTTCATTTTCGAGAGAGGAAGTCTATTTCCACGTACTTTTACAAAACTATGATTCTCTtgtcaaaaatgacaaagaaaacatgacatgatACCATCCAAAACTGCAGTTATTCCTGATAAacactgtgtttactgtgtgtactgtacaataaatgacatgaaatgaggGAGATCCAAATGTAACGCACATTTTCACAAATCAGACACTGACTGGTATTTTCAGCAGAAAGTTCTGGGTCAAACCACCACGACCTGGCTGTAATCTTCCAGGTCGACACGACGGGCGTCTCCAAAGATGAGGAAGACTCCGAGGCCTGTGGCGTTTACTAAAATGACAAGGGAGAACACTGTGGCCCACGACAGGGTGACATCAATCAGGTAGCCTGACACCGAGACCATCACCAGTCctgtgcaacacacacacacacacacacacacacacaaggaagaGGACAGTTTGAGATCAGTGGTGCTTTAATAAAGAATTTACACTTTTAAATCGAGTTTCAGACacagtttctgttgtttttttctgttatccACTGAGTGAACACATATTTCTTACTGTATATGCtgcaaaaaaaggaataaacaTTTTGGATACTTACCCGTGAAAGCACCCAACATATTCATAAAACCTGTTGGAGAaaagaaatattgattaaatgtctaaaaacataaacaacaaaatgttaaaacaagACTCAGAGTCGACATGCgagcagctctgtgaggatgTACGTCGGCACagtgatgctttgagctaaatactaacatgctaatgttgaGCAGGTATCATGTTTACTTTGTTCAACATCTTTGGtgttttagcatgctaacatctgATAATTATCACTAAAAaactacagctgaggctgaatgctgttagttttgcagatatgttGTCATAGAGCAAAGTATTGATGATGGCCGAAGAGGAAAATGTAAAGATCACAAAAGTGCTTGTTATTCATCCTGAGAGAGAAATGAATGTCTGAAACAAATTTCTTAGAAATCCATCAAGTACTTGGATGAACTGGATACTCTGGACCACAGTGGTGGACCGACTCACTGACACTGACATGCAAAAGATTAGAGAAGTTTGATGGAACTGAAATATAAACTACAAGAAACTCACCATAAAGGGCACCGGCACATGATGGTGTGAGATCCtgcacattcacagacacaccaCTGAAACACATTGAAACTCATTATATAAACAGCAAACAGCTAAAAGTAAAGCACATTCACAGATGATAACTCTAATTTACTCATTTACAACACCAtccaaaatatgaatttaaagaATAAAGTTGGTGatattctgcatttttcttattatcaacaaatcccataaaaagcaACAATGACTTGATTCCACTAACAAACGTTTTACTTCTGTTTGAAtgacatttgctaaaaactacagtgccggctgttttaggaaattgcTGATCcttttcagaaaaatgaaagaaccGTTTTTAAAGATCTCCAGTAGGAACCGATGCCACAGACATGTTAAACCTTTCCGTGGGGTTGCCCAAGGATCTATACTCTGtccttttcttcatttctatACTCCTGTTTGGTCATTGTATCCAAACATACAACctctcttttcacttttattctgATGATCTATGTCCTCCTGGTTTCTGCCACTATGTGTATATGGttatgattttcttcttctctgtttgtctcctaACATTTTGTTTGGATTTCCTGTTTGTGCTCTAAAGAACTCTGGATCAACtgtatgtaaaatgttatttaaataaagtttcagTTGATTTAGTGGTAGGGAAGTCAGGAAGTACTGGGAAACAAActacacattgttggttttggtcttttcatggacTCTGTTGGCAATAACTGAAATAGAGAATAACTACCATATGAAATTCCCTGTACATATATTCCCATATatatgacacacaaacagaaactttttatttatcaacATACCTGCTAGTGAAGGTGGATACactcaaagcagcagagacGAAAATGACAGCGGAGGGAAATTTGACAGCTCCAGACAGGAGCATGATAAAGATACTCGATACACCCATAGCGAAGAACTGAGGAGGGGGAGACGTGCAGATTTAAAGTACGGtctataatataaataaatatgtaaaataaatctaaaaaaagtGAAGCCACATaaccaaaattcaaaacaaaggATTAGATTTTACTATCACTCACAACTCGATTGAGATTAGTATTTGTTTAGATAATAAGAGATAAAATCGTTAAGTCAAGCTTTTcacttatacagtatatactagtACAGACTTGTACCTTATATGGTCATAAAAATGACTGATTGGGCTTTTAAAGAACATCagcaaaggtttttttttatagattttagAGAGTCATACAAAATGTAACAGTACGTCTGCCCTGCGGAGACTTTTAGGCTTGTAATCACATGTTTGAAAGAGACTAACAAAAATTCCAACATGAGCACCTGAGCAGATAGTCAGAACAAACttttcaccacacacacaaacacacacacacacacacacacacacacacacacacacacacacacacacacacacacacacacactttttaatCGCTTCAAACGTCAACTTTTGTTAACTGGAtgactgtaaaaacacaacagtctCATACTGACCTGCATTATCTTTCTCACAGATGCCACACCATATCctacagacaaaaaacacaaactgtaaacaagtGCCttcatataattttttttaattgaaatgtgACCTAAAAAGACTTTAAGAATAATGACACTTATTTAATACCTTTTTTGATGAGGAAATCTGAAACATATCCTCCACCCAGTGCTGATGGAATTGCAACTAGCCAAGGAATGACATTATACACCCATCCCTGCAAGAGTAGACAAGTCGGTGTGAAAATAACCAGTTTGTATATGGAATTTAAACTATGTAGTGAACTTGAGGCTATCTAAAGGCCTAGTAGGGTACAGTGGAGCATGTTTATTggctaaataacaacacaacacgTTGTGGAGAAAACAAATACCATAGCATGAGGAAATGACTCTTTGAAGTATGTTGGCAACCATGACAGTAAAGTGTAGGAAGTGCCGCACATGCACATGTGAGCAAAGATCATGGCCCTTAAAGAGAAgatgacaaagacagaaagagagagagatggtgttCATTAAGGTATTTAATACACTTAAACCATCATGTACTGGTAAATAGtgaaggattaaaaaaaaacatataagcCGTACCAGACAGACTGCTTCTTAAAAAGACTCAGCCAGCGTGTTCTTGACATCTTCCATTGTGAGTTGTCACTTGTTTCCATCTGCTTGGGGGTAAGGTCACCTGAATCACATTGtatgccaaatttcatggcaatccattaaATAGTTGTTggaatatttcactcaaaaaccACAAATGCCAACCTCAtagtggcactagaggaaaagtcagtaggatttatCATCTGGGCAACATCAATATCTGTACCATATTTCATAGTAATTCATTGATATTCCCAGGATTGATATCTATAGAGCCGCTAGTGTGGCTGAAAATATAAGCAGAGCTATTCTCTCCTCAGGTAATTTAAGGTAGAAATGTGACAACCTATCATCATGCGCAGTACGGGGGTTCATTCAGGGATTCAGTTACTGTACCTTTCAGAAAACACTGCCAAACAACGAGCGCCCAGAGTCCGGACAGGAAACCGATGCTGTAGAACATACTTTCCCAGCCATACCTGTCCAGCATCAAGGACCCCAGCCCACCTGCTAACAATGTTCTGGAAgagcaataaaaagaaaaagtgtcaCCAGAGGTAGATGGTGAGTTTATATGTAGattagtgtctgtgtgtctgtgtgtgtgcacaacaTACCCCAGATAGCTACCACTGTGTATGGTGCTCATTAGAaaccctctctctccttccaccACACGCTGTGAGCACAGGCTGGCCAACGATGGAAAAAACACACCTAAAAGACAATATCGGAAACTCTGAGACAGAATTCATATAACTCCTATGAGCCTGGACGTTTCAATCAACCCTTTATCAACAAAATCTAAACACCATTAACGACTAGTGTGAAGGGGCTCCTGAcggaaagaggaagaaaaaggatCACAGAAGTTCAGATTGCACTATTATGTTTAAGGGCGATCATGCAAGATGCTTCCTGAAAGAGACAATGAATACCCGTTCAACCACCCCATTCAGTGTGGTATGTGCATACTGGGTATTGtacatgtactgtgtgtgtgtgcgtgtgtgtgtgcctttgccTCACTTCCAGGAGGCTAATGTTTATTCCCTTGAAACACCTCCTAGTTCATTTCTCCTTtaggaaaaaataatttaatgtacATGAAAGCTAATTATCTTTGCAACAAGGGGGAGAATAAGAATACTGTTTAAAGGGTCAACCACCAAGAACAGCTATAGAGTTGTAACATTTCCACGATGTGAACACAACAATTACTGTCTTTTGCTGCAAGCACTTTCCAAAGATAGACCGGCTTTATGGGAGACTGCATAGATAGCGCCTTTactcaaagtgttttcattcACATATAAACAAACTCACACACGAGGTTGTGTGCAGCAGAGCCGCCCTGCAAGATACATCTAAACATCAGGAGCAACTTtgggttaagtgtcttgctaAAAGTATATTTTGAGATAAAGACAGGAGGAGCAGGTACTGAACCGACAACCGTGGaattagtggacaacctgctTTACCTGCTCACCCATCACTATACTGGTTAATGTTGGCCCTGACCTTTAAATGTGGCTTGACTGATCCAGGCTAACATGTTGTTGTCCTGTTGATTCACATCTAGTTATTTTGGTTGAGTTAGAGGATGAATTTGCAGTGgaaatataataacaaaaaggaggactaaaaagactgtaacattgaaagatatctacttgatttgactcatttggacgtctgaaacttcatattagcttcagataaacttttaaatacatttttgcacagaaggaggcttgtgtaCTTTGTCCCCCATcaattgtaagtgcattatgaagggattttctaatggtcagtatgaacaggaggaatgattacagcaagaaaaacatgtttcaatgttcatttgggctcctgattgttgttttaagactgacttgaaaaattgtcaaTGCCTGCATTTGCTGGTTGTACTGTAGTATTGCTTACAGGgctacattttatacatttttatgaataaatgataaatctTGATCATAATATCAAActcaaatgtcatgttttctggTTCAGTTGGTCGGACAACTCaaccaaacatttttcaccGTCCCTCTAATAAAGGAATCAAATGTATCTGAAGTGAGTTTATGTTTGGGGGTCACCACAAGAAGATGAGCTAACTGTAAATAAGACCGAAcattttacagcttgttgctctGACAGCAGCTCCAGATCAGTTTAAAGCCAGTTTTGAATAACCAAAAATTCCAGTCTTCCAGTCAAATTAGgttaatttatttacatttattcaagtgcTTATTTCAATACTGTATCTGACGCAGCAGCACTCACCTTGCAATAGTCCCATGAGGAATCTGGCCATAGTCATGAGAGCGAAGGTGTGACAGCCTAGCCGGGTCAGAAGAGGAGTCCCAGCTGTGATCAGAGACCACAAGGCTGCAGAGATGCACAGGAccctctctcctcccactctaacagaacaacaaacatttaaatccTGAAACTATAGACCTTAACAATATAAACTTGCCAAGCAGAGCCCTGTGAGTCGCTTACTTGTCGCTGGCATGTCCTCCAAGGATCTGTGTGAGACAGTAACCCCAGAAGAATCCACCTAGGACCAGACCAGAATCGATCTTGCTCCAGTGAAAAGTGGCTGCCATTGAGACCGCACAGATCGGCATGGCCATCCTGGCACAGAAGAGGAGGCAGGTGCCCATAAACAGCATCACGATCCATTTTTGAGCCAGAGGTCTGTCAGTATGAAGGGCAAGAGTTTTGTCTGATAAAAACTGTAACCAAAGGAACTGTAAACTGTAACTTAAGACcaggataaacacacacacacacacacacacacacacacacctacagcaGCCTGTGCAACACCAGTAATgtcaaaaatactaaaaaaaattaatctaGTAATGTAATAACATGAACTACAGTTGATAATCAAGGTAGATCATGCTTTATTAGCTCCATCAGCAAAATCATGTATCATGTAATGTAGACTGTGACCATATGAAAGTAGCATGTGTCACATTTTAATAGATTTAAATGACATTTAGCTCAGATCCAAGACTAGAACCTGGATGGAGCTTATTAGGAAGTATATAAACAAAACTGTCGTATTATATTCTTAGATCTAAATCTTCTGTAGTCTCACCTGGGCCACAAGTTCTGGTCCTCTTGCATCTTTTCTGTAGAACCATTGCCGGTGTAAACCTTGAGATCCAATAGAGAATCATCAAAAACATCCCTACCGTCTCCGGATATGTGCTTGTCAGCCATTCAGAGAATACTGGAGTCTCCTCTGTTATCTGTGAAACTCGCCCACACTGAGAGGTGTGCTACAGCTATACCTCATATCCTCAGGCGGACGAGCCAGACAGGTAAAACTTGTTGCTACAAAACTCAAAAGAGCACCTGGTTGTGATTTGTAAGACTGACGGCAGAGGCGTTAGCATTGGTTTCACTGGAAATAAAATTTGCATATTTCCCTTTTAAGGACAAAGGcgtagttgttgttgtttcaagcTTTCGGTTTTACTTTAAAACCATCGTCAGGTTTttgaaataagacaaaaaagtCCTTTTATTGAGTAACTCCACTCTTATAAATATCAGTGGCTCTTTGGTTAAgtttgcacacatgcacattcacaactcagagaaagaaaaaaaaaaactgcttttatgGTTCAcaaaagttttgtttattttaataattgcaAATCTGAtcttaaaaatgttgaataatAAAAGGGATGTGAGTTCTCTGGGTCTCAGTATTTGTCAAAGCCAATATCGATATAATAcaacattaaaggaccagtgcgtaAAATTTAGGGGGCAGAAATGGAGTATAATActcatgagtatgttttaattagtgtataatcgcctaaaaataagaatcattcgttaccttagaatgaatccttttatatctacatagggagcgggtcctcttccatggagcccgccatgtttctacagtagcccagaatggacaaaccaaacactggctctagataGGGCCTTTCgcgtttttcacaagtttcgtggtcactgtaggttctcctacatgcatGAAAGAGGGGGTGaggtgtattcagttggttgcaatctgccacctcaccactagatgccactaaatcctacacactggtcctttaaaagaaaTTAAGGATGGACAACTAGCAgcaagtttgtctttttttttttataaaagtaaacaaaataaacaaaataaacaagcacAAGTGCCTTTTcccattgaaaaaaaaaagatacactTACATGCAGTTAAAGTGAAAATACTAACGGCTTTAAAAGTGGCAAAATGGACAGAAAGTTCTTTTCAAAATGCCAGTTAGTTCAGATTCAAAATTTCAATGCTTGTGATCATTGTTATTGATAACCAGAACAAAGCCGATGAACAGAAGAATCTGTTCTAGTCTGAATGGATTTTAAATGCGAGTTTTCAAACTAGAGAGAAGCAATAACTGACAGCCCCGTCATTCATTTGCTTTTCTTGGTTGCAGCAGCCGTTCCTCTCGAGCAGCGTATAAATCGTGCTTCTATCACTTAGACTGGCTGGAGCTTATTCTAAACTGGACCCCTTGTAACATAAAACCAAATTTAATCATTTGGAGCACGTTGGGGGGCAATGCATACCCTAGGCTGGGAAGAAGCCAAACGGGGCGCAACTCGGCAAGAAAACCATCTCTGATTTCAACCAGTCAGTCAGGACCTATTTCACCCTCCCCGACACACACGTGTGAAATGAGACCAGCAGAATATAAAGACATATTGTAAAGTTACAATCAGATCTTCATGTGTGGAAAGCAAGTGGTCGATTCTTTTTCAAATCACTTCAACATCATACTAAATAAAATTCTGAAATattaacatgaattaaaacTGTATTACATGAATAAAGTCCATCTTTccatttaattgaaaaatagtcacatttTGGGTAAGAAATTTAGATTTCAAACGTCAACAAAGATACATCTACAGTCCTGCAGCGTCCTCGATCTCATTCGAAACATTTCTTCCCTAAAAAGGCTAATTGTGTGTCTGCAAACTTTATACCATCGTACTTTCTTCCATCCTCTGCAGCCTATATTTAGGCTCCACACACGCCACAGTATTAACATTATTCATTTATACCACCCACTCTCTTTCTGGCAAAATAATGTTACGGTGGGGAAAAATTGTCACAATAAATAATACTACTTACTGGCTTAGGCTTTagaaagacaaaatataaaacagcaaTTTGAATTTTGTTGTCTCCGAGATCTTTCTAAAAATCCAGGATCTGTATTTAAACTAAATAATTTCTGTCACTTTGCAATTACAGCAATTTACAGTCTGCACAATGAGTGAAGTCTTGACTCTCctgaatgaaacatgaaaaaacaatgtaGCATTTGTTTATACATATATGTTACCTGGTTGTCACACAGTCACTGACTGATCATAAATTAAGGGGACGTGGAAGGTGGTTGTTCTTGTCTGTTATGTTCACTTGGGGTCCTCGATGGTGCCCGTGCTAAGGTCAGTCATTTTGGGATATTTCACCTTCTTCTGGTCCAGCTCGTTCTGTGCCCACAGCAGTAACTTCAGGAGTTTAGCCAGCTTGGGCGTCGACTCCCTGTTTTCATAGTCCAGCACAGCTTGGTTCACCTCGCTCCACACCTGCGCACCAAAATATGTGTTGCAGTCAagatgaaataaacacatttctggcACAATAATGTATCCTTTGCATTCACTGTGATCttaatgtttacatgctgtcTCCACAATGAGTAAGAATTCAGTATCCTGGTTTCAGACCTCTAAAAGGTGTTTTCACACCTAATCTGTTTGGTTCAGCTCAAACAAACTCTGGTGCATTTGTCTGTTTAGTTCAGCTCATTTGGGCTGATGTCAGAGCTGTTAATCAAACTCTGGTGAGGACCAAAACAACTGTACCGAAACCACCAGAGAAGAGGGATCTCCGTATGCATCCAAGCAGACTCTGATGTCGGTATGTTTGTAGTGTGAAAGCAAAACAGACTAACCACAAGATTTTGTGATTTTAGCATGAATGTAAAATCTAAACTACTATTAAATCTATCTGCTGATTGTGAACTGTTAAGAAAGCAATTGTTCCATCTGTATAAGCAACTGCCTATATTTATACTAGATCTTTTGTTAACCATGGTAACATATACTTTATACACATTATCACGAGTGCAGGAATATTCCCTGATACATCAGAAAGTGAAAAGCCATTAAAAAACAGGTGTTTTGAGCCTGTCATAAAATGTGTATATTAGAAATTACATATAAAAAGTGTCCTCCGGTAAGACTGTAGTACAATATGCCTCTTTTTAGTTTCTACCTTTCGACTATAACCCTcataaacagtttttattttttgagttctttctgacagcagagaaaataaataaacacataaggCGAAGTAAAGTCTGTCTCAAAAATTTAATTTCCCTCCACATGAGTCCATGTAGTGGTGGTGATAAAGCGTGAAAGTCACCGTGCTTacagtttgtggtttgtttgtaaAAAGTTAGCGTGaacacaaagcacaaaaagGACTGAAAGGAACCAGACCTCAGATAGAAATCTGACAAAATAAAGAGGTATTTTCTACTGTAATATTATGGGATAAAAGGTAACAATGTATAATTTTCTTCCTTGATCCAAACCAAATGAACTGAACTACACATGTGAAAGCTACCCACATCTCCGATTTCTTTTAGTGATTCAAATagtgagataaaacaaaatgacatttcagtttgactaTCAGATAAAAACCAGCCTACCTTTTGCCGCTGCATCATATTGAGCAGATCTCCAAAGGGCGACTCCTCTGGGTTGTCAAAGGCCAACAGGGCTAGtgttctctccatctctgtcagaCACTCGCGGCTCTCCTCCCCCTGCTCGGCCAGTTGTGTCTGGGCGAACTCCAACGCTGACTCAGTCTCCCTTAGCCTGATTAACTCAATCAAATGTTGCTGCTGCAAGAGGGGAAATTAAGCACAAGCAGTGAATGTTGAAGTCAGGCATTATCAAGCTTTATCTAGTATCACAATATTTTCCTGTTTAACCAAGCAAGATGACAAAGAACATAATCTCATCATGTAGAGTGACAGACTGGCTTATTTCCTACAAGGGATGATGGAGGAAGTTAAATGTCTATTCACACTTCATCATTGCTCCCAATACTGTCGCTGTATTTTACTCTCACTGCTGTTAAGTTCACCCCTATAAATCTCAGGCTAACATCTTCTGTCTACCACATGACCTGCAGAATTTGCCACAAACTAGTTTCCAGTTCACAGATACACATACTATCATCAGAGCTAACGATGAACACAAGGCTTTGTGCGAATGTACCTGCAGATGAAAATACAAGTATCGATTGGTGTCAAGCAGCTCTGGGTGTAGGCTGTTGATGAGTGCAATAGCTTCCTGTATCTGTCCCTTCAAGATCATCTCTCTAATCTTTATCCTTTCATCCAGAGAGTCCAGGTCCACGCTCGGCTCGATCCCAGACTCCATCCGGAACTTCTCCGCAGCCTCTTTGAACCCCTCTTGAAATGTGAAACGGATACAGAGAGAGGCAAAGACAAAAGCGATAGTTATGAATGTTATTTCCTCACTTGagttttgttttcaggaatCACTTGcagtataatataaatacagtcaaacaaaaactaTGAAAGATCCATAAGGAACAATGGAAGGAGGAAATTTGTAAGAAGCTAAAGCTTAAGCatagttaaaattaattttacagaGAAGGCAAAGCTCCCTGTGTGCTCAGTTAAGAACTGGTACTTTACCGCTGGCAACTGAGGTAGGCAGATATTCCTGAAGAACAacgtttatgtgttttttgtgatcttCGTATTGTCAGGGATGAATTTCAGTTTGTATTCCATCACTCTTTGTACAGTGACTTGAGGAATTatgtttgttaatatttttgtttaaaaagatcCAATTGAAGAATCctgatttgttttgattgtgtGAAGCGGATATGTTGAGCTGGCTTTTTAATgtggagatttttgttttggCTAGATTTATAGGAGAAGCCTGACAGCTAAGACAGAGAACACTGTATCTATCATAACAGGATATTTCTGTcatgtaaactgaatgtttagAAATGTACTCTTTAAATTTGTGGAAGTGTACATTATGATTTGTCATGTAGCCATCCTGGTTATTGTTTAGTGTATTGTTAGCCCATATGGGCTGGGCACCAGAAAGGTGCAGGTCACTTaaataaacaatcaatcaatcctgTATCAATCAATCATCTCAAGTCTCACCTGTCACCAGGTAATTCATAATGAGCCGATTCATGTCCGCCCTCTGAATATGTACATTGTTTAATTTGTCCATCCACTCTTCTTTTGTGATGTCTTCAGGCTTTTCAGCATAACTCATCATTGGGATCCTgttaagtggaaaaaaaacattggttACACAGGGAATCGTGAGCAAGACTGACACAGCTTGGTCACACTTTGTACCTACATGAACAGTAACGTTATAACCGTTTAAAGATAAGATATTAA is a genomic window of Thunnus maccoyii chromosome 4, fThuMac1.1, whole genome shotgun sequence containing:
- the LOC121895778 gene encoding glucose-induced degradation protein 8-B homolog, whose product is MMSYAEKPEDITKEEWMDKLNNVHIQRADMNRLIMNYLVTEGFKEAAEKFRMESGIEPSVDLDSLDERIKIREMILKGQIQEAIALINSLHPELLDTNRYLYFHLQQQHLIELIRLRETESALEFAQTQLAEQGEESRECLTEMERTLALLAFDNPEESPFGDLLNMMQRQKVWSEVNQAVLDYENRESTPKLAKLLKLLLWAQNELDQKKVKYPKMTDLSTGTIEDPK
- the LOC121896005 gene encoding solute carrier family 17 member 9-like, whose amino-acid sequence is MADKHISGDGRDVFDDSLLDLKVYTGNGSTEKMQEDQNLWPRPLAQKWIVMLFMGTCLLFCARMAMPICAVSMAATFHWSKIDSGLVLGGFFWGYCLTQILGGHASDKVGGERVLCISAALWSLITAGTPLLTRLGCHTFALMTMARFLMGLLQGVFFPSLASLCSQRVVEGERGFLMSTIHSGSYLGTLLAGGLGSLMLDRYGWESMFYSIGFLSGLWALVVWQCFLKGDLTPKQMETSDNSQWKMSRTRWLSLFKKQSVWAMIFAHMCMCGTSYTLLSWLPTYFKESFPHAMGWVYNVIPWLVAIPSALGGGYVSDFLIKKGYGVASVRKIMQFFAMGVSSIFIMLLSGAVKFPSAVIFVSAALSVSTFTSSGVSVNVQDLTPSCAGALYGFMNMLGAFTGLVMVSVSGYLIDVTLSWATVFSLVILVNATGLGVFLIFGDARRVDLEDYSQVVVV